The Impatiens glandulifera chromosome 3, dImpGla2.1, whole genome shotgun sequence genome contains a region encoding:
- the LOC124931654 gene encoding deSI-like protein At4g17486 codes for MLCRMIPRKTKTGKIPVYLNVYDLTPINGYAYWLGLGVYHSGVQVNGVEYAFGAHERPTTGIFEVEPKKCPGFTFRKSILIGKTDMGPKEVRSLMEKLADDYSGNTYHLITKNCNHFCNDASLSLTGKPIPRWVNRLARLGFLCNCVLPAGLNEGKVRVQQVKVQNKGLDEKKLRSNSTRILFSSSPGAASLSPSGSESSAKTKVNSNKQRSISRTRSHSSSSSKK; via the exons ATGCTCTGTAGAATGATACCGAGGAAGACGAAGACAGGCAAAATTCCTGTTTATCTTAATGTTTACGATCTCACTCCTATCAATGGTTACGCTTACTGGCTTGGACTCGGCGTCTACCATTCCGGTGTGCAAG TTAATGGAGTTGAATATGCTTTTGGTGCTCATGAACGTCCTACAACTGGAATATTTGAAGTAGAACCAAAGAAATGTCCAGGTTTCACATTCAGAAAATCGATCTTAATTGGAAAGACAGATATGGGTCCTAAAGAGGTTCGTTCACTGATGGAGAAGCTTGCAGATGATTATTCAGGAAACACATATCATCTCATCACCAAGAACTGCAACCACTTCTGTAATGATGCGTCTCTCAGTTTGACTGGTAAACCAATTCCTAGATGGGTTAATCGTCTTGCTCGTCTTG GGTTTCTTTGCAATTGTGTTCTTCCTGCTGGTCTGAATGAGGGCAAGGTGAGGGTGCAACAAGTTAAAGTACAAAACAAGGGTTTGGATGAGAAGAAGTTGAGGAGCAATTCAACTCGGATCTTATTTTCCTCTAGTCCTGGGGCTGCTTCATTATCACCGTCGGGTTCAGAATCATCGGCTAAAACAAAAGTTAATAGTAACAAACAACGATCTATTAGTCGTACTCGatctcattcttcatcttcaagTAAGAAATAG
- the LOC124931191 gene encoding probable receptor-like protein kinase At1g80640 encodes MNSKRRFFIAVIVSSTAICVILFSLLCFWIYQRRKLFKVHQKWSTGSIESYSLKKSSSEKNPVTLMAYDQLELGTKNFEEDSILGIGGFGHVYKADLPNNLQAAVKKLNGTTQDAIREFETEVTLLSKAQHPNIISLLGYSIHGETRLLVYELMQNRSLEVHLHGSSHGSSLSWHRRVKIAFDTARGLEYLHNQCKPSIIHRDLKSSNILLDSNFNAKISDFGLAITDGTQKKKSVKLSGTVGYVAPEYLLDGILTDKSDVYAFGIVLLELLLGRKPLEKLAPAKCQSIVTWAMPQLTDRTMLPTIVDPVIKDTMDLKHLYQVAAVAVLCVQSEPIYRPLIKDVLHSLVPLVPFELGGTLRE; translated from the exons ATGAATTCCAAAAGAAGGTTTTTTATAGCCGTCATTGTTTCATCCACCGCGATTTGTGTCATCTTATTCTCGCTCTTATGTTTCTGGATTTATCAGAGAAGGAAGTTGTTCAAAGTTCATCAGAAATGGTCTACTGGCTCAATTGAATCGTATTCATTGAAAAAGTCGAGTTCTGAAAAGAACCCAGTAACTTTAATGGCGTACGATCAACTCGAATTAGGAACGAAGAACTTTGAAGAAGATAGTATTTTGGGAATCGGTGGTTTTGGACATGTTTATAAAGCTGATTTACCTAACAATTTACAAGCTGCTGTGAAGAAACTAAACGGTACTACTCAAGATGCCATTAGAGAATTCGAG ACTGAAGTGACCTTGTTGAGTAAAGCGCAGCAtccaaatataatttctttattaggTTACAGCATCCATGGCGAAACAAGGCTTCTGGTTTATGAATTGATGCAAAACAGGTCATTGGAAGTTCATTTACATG gttcttcacatggatcttcCTTATCATGGCATCGTCGAGTCAAGATTGCATTTGATACTGCAAG GGGACTTGAATATCTACATAATCAGTGTAAACCATCTATAATTCATAGAGATTTGAAATCATCAAATATCCTTCTTGATTCAAACTTCAATGCCAAG ATTTCAGATTTTGGTCTTGCAATCACCGATGGGACCCAAAAGAAGAAAAGCGTGAAGCTCTCGGGTACTGTGGGGTATGTTGCGCCCGAGTATCTTTTAGATG gtatTTTGACTGATAAAAGTGATGTGTATGCTTTTGGAATTGTACTTTTGGAGCTTCTACTTGGAAGAAAGCCATTAGAGAAACTTGCTCCAGCTAAATGCCAGTCAATTGTTACATGG GCTATGCCTCAGCTGACTGATAGAACGATGCTCCCAACAATCGTCGATCCTGTGATAAAAGATACGATGGATTTAAAACACTTATATCAG GTTGCGGCTGTAGCTGTATTGTGTGTGCAATCGGAACCAATTTATCGTCCTTTGATTAAGGATGTTTTGCATTCGCTCGTTCCTCTAGTTCCCTTTGAGCTTGGTGGTACTCTAAGAGAATAA